The following are from one region of the Halobellus limi genome:
- the nrfD gene encoding NrfD/PsrC family molybdoenzyme membrane anchor subunit, whose product MATQSSHFEFAPGFEDGRLRIVWYAFVAVLVAGGAYATYLRLTRGMASTNLTSVVPWGAWVAFYIYFVGLSAGAFLVSTLANVFDVGAMHRIDRDALFAAIVSMAVALLFVWIDLGRMERMYYPFVWRQLTSALSWEVHAYVAYIGILVAELYFSMRIDLARLATRLDGTRATLYRLLALGRVDTSDASAAFDERWLKRVGIVGIPLAIFMVHGGTGVLFAVSKARPYWNSGLFPVIFIVSALLSGTALVMMIYVLRTRLFDGDAVDRDLLDQLAQLLLGFILVDAALTAIEALIAFTSFHPHAVETWLVVLFGEMSWSFWWFIVGASWVFPLVLLSKRSWRRTPSVMVLAGLSTVVGVVAVRFNIVIPAQITPVLEGLPHGSYFPTPVEWGTSIGIIGVGFLLYTVGAELLPLTPLSGGDHE is encoded by the coding sequence ATGGCAACACAGAGTTCACACTTCGAGTTCGCTCCGGGGTTCGAAGACGGCAGGCTGCGGATCGTCTGGTACGCCTTCGTCGCCGTGCTCGTCGCCGGCGGCGCGTACGCGACGTACCTGCGACTCACGCGGGGGATGGCGAGCACGAACCTCACGAGCGTCGTCCCGTGGGGCGCGTGGGTCGCCTTCTACATCTACTTCGTCGGCCTCTCGGCCGGCGCGTTCCTCGTGAGCACGCTGGCGAACGTCTTCGACGTCGGGGCGATGCACCGGATCGACCGCGACGCGCTGTTCGCGGCCATCGTCAGTATGGCGGTGGCGCTGCTCTTCGTCTGGATCGACCTCGGACGGATGGAGCGGATGTACTACCCGTTCGTCTGGCGGCAGCTCACCTCGGCGCTCTCGTGGGAGGTCCACGCCTACGTGGCGTACATCGGGATCCTCGTCGCGGAGCTGTACTTCTCGATGCGGATCGACCTCGCCCGGCTCGCGACCCGTCTCGACGGGACGCGCGCGACCCTGTACCGGCTGCTCGCGCTCGGTCGCGTCGACACGAGCGACGCGTCGGCAGCCTTCGACGAGCGGTGGCTCAAGCGCGTCGGGATCGTCGGGATCCCGCTCGCCATCTTCATGGTCCACGGCGGGACCGGCGTGCTGTTCGCGGTCTCGAAGGCCCGTCCGTACTGGAACAGCGGTCTCTTCCCGGTGATATTCATCGTGTCGGCGCTCCTGAGCGGAACGGCGCTGGTGATGATGATCTACGTCCTCCGGACGCGGCTGTTCGACGGCGACGCCGTCGATCGGGACCTGCTGGATCAACTCGCCCAGCTGTTGCTGGGATTCATCCTCGTCGACGCCGCCCTCACGGCCATCGAGGCGCTGATCGCGTTCACGAGCTTCCACCCGCACGCGGTCGAGACGTGGCTCGTCGTCCTCTTCGGCGAGATGTCGTGGTCGTTCTGGTGGTTCATAGTGGGTGCCAGCTGGGTGTTCCCGCTGGTGCTCCTCAGCAAGCGCTCGTGGCGACGCACGCCGTCGGTGATGGTGCTGGCCGGGCTGAGCACCGTCGTCGGCGTCGTCGCGGTCCGGTTCAACATCGTGATTCCCGCACAGATCACCCCCGTGCTGGAGGGGCTTCCGCACGGGTCGTACTTCCCCACGCCCGTCGAGTGGGGAACGAGCATCGGCATCATCGGCGTCGGCTTCCTGCTCTATACGGTCGGTGCGGAGCTGCTACCGCTGACGCCGCTTTCAGGAGGTGACCACGAATGA
- a CDS encoding 4Fe-4S dicluster domain-containing protein codes for MSTTDDGDALPGIPNVGKADLDAMVEEERPDPRDELADVEADTDLGIAMAEDAQRVARGELTGDEYWEKYDEAAADEFGAAYRETPNPAVDAGDQTVSTETAESLSCTVGSMDAVSTEAAQVEGDGSEGGIGAGDEKWGMVIDLQKCVGCDSCTVACKSENRTPPGVSYNVVMEEEHGEFPNVTRTNVPRPCMQCDNPPCVQVCPVSATYKMDDGVVNIDYDRCIGCRYCNIACPYGARYFDFGGDYDDEVDGAGEVTSPEYGVDRGPREDGESPIGNIRKCSFCTHRLERGEEPACVETCIGDARNMGDLDDPDSDVAKMADSSRAFQLKEDEGTDPNVYYLK; via the coding sequence ATGAGTACCACAGACGACGGAGACGCGCTCCCCGGAATCCCGAACGTCGGCAAGGCCGACCTCGACGCGATGGTGGAAGAGGAGCGTCCCGATCCGAGAGACGAACTCGCGGACGTCGAGGCGGACACCGACCTCGGAATCGCGATGGCCGAGGACGCACAGCGCGTCGCGCGCGGTGAACTCACCGGCGACGAGTACTGGGAGAAGTACGACGAGGCCGCCGCCGACGAGTTCGGTGCGGCGTATCGGGAGACGCCGAACCCGGCGGTCGACGCCGGCGACCAGACCGTCTCGACGGAGACGGCCGAGTCGCTGAGCTGTACCGTCGGGTCGATGGACGCGGTGTCGACGGAGGCGGCACAGGTCGAGGGCGACGGCTCCGAGGGCGGCATCGGCGCGGGCGACGAGAAGTGGGGGATGGTGATCGACCTCCAGAAGTGCGTCGGCTGTGACTCCTGTACGGTCGCGTGCAAGTCCGAGAACCGGACCCCGCCGGGCGTCTCCTACAACGTCGTGATGGAGGAGGAACACGGCGAGTTCCCGAACGTCACGCGGACGAACGTCCCGCGTCCGTGTATGCAGTGTGACAACCCGCCCTGCGTGCAGGTGTGTCCGGTCTCGGCGACGTACAAGATGGACGACGGCGTGGTCAACATCGACTACGACCGGTGTATCGGCTGTCGGTACTGCAACATCGCCTGTCCGTACGGCGCGCGATACTTCGACTTCGGCGGGGACTACGACGACGAGGTCGACGGGGCCGGCGAGGTGACGAGCCCCGAGTACGGCGTCGACCGGGGGCCGCGCGAGGACGGGGAGTCGCCGATCGGCAACATCCGCAAGTGCAGTTTCTGTACGCACCGTCTGGAGCGCGGCGAGGAGCCGGCCTGCGTCGAGACCTGCATCGGCGACGCCCGGAACATGGGCGACCTCGACGATCCCGACAGCGACGTGGCGAAGATGGCCGACTCGTCGCGGGCGTTCCAACTGAAAGAGGACGAGGGGACCGACCCCAACGTCTACTACCTCAAATAG